The stretch of DNA CACCTGCACGTCCTCGGCGCCACCGGGTCGGGCAAGTCGACGATGCTGGCGAGGATGATCCTCGCCGACGCCGAGTACGGGCGCGGGGCGGTGGTCATCGACCCCAAGGGCGACCTGATCACCGACCTTTTGCAGCGGCTTCCCGAACACGCCGCCGACAAGGTGGTGCTCTTCGACGCCGACTCCCGCGGACCGACTCCGTGTCTGAACCCGCTGGAAGGGCCGAAGGAATCCGCAGTCGACAACTTGGTATCGGTGTTCTCCCGGGTGTTCGCCTCGGCCTGGGGGCCACGCACCGAGGACATCCTCCGCGCCGGGTGCCTGACCCTACGGGCTGCCTCGGACACCCCCACGCTGGCCACCTTGCCGCAACTGCTCACCGACCCGGCGACGCGGGCTCGGCACCGGGATCGGGTGTCCGACGACCCGACCCTGCGGGGGTTCTGGGACTGGTACGACCAACTCTCGGATGCGGCTCGCGCTCAAGCTGTCGCGCCGCTGCTGAACAAGCTTCGTGCGTTCTTGTTGCGGTCGTTCGTGGTCAAGGCTGTCGCCGCTGGTCCCTCCACAGTGGATCTGAGCGAAGCGTTGGATGGTGGTCTGTGCTTGGTGCGCATTCCCAAGGGCAGCCTCGGGGAGGACACCACGCGACTGCTGGGGTCGCTGATCGTGGCGCGGGTGTGGCAAGCCACCACCGCCCGCGCCGCACTGGCACAGCGCGAACGCCACGACGCCGGACTGTATGTCGACGAGGCGCACAACTTTCTGAACCTGCCGTATGCGATGGAGGACATGCTCGCTGAGGCCCGCGGTTACCGGTTGAGCATGACGCTGGCCCACCAGCACTTGGGGCAGCTTCCCAAGGATCTCAAGGAAGGCATCTCCACCAACGCCCGTAGCAAGGTGTTCTTCACCGCCTCCCCCGAGGACGCTCGCGAACTCGCCCGCCACACCGCACCGCGGGTGTCGGAGCACGACCTCGCGCACCTCGGCGTCTACCACGCCGCCGCCCGCCTGGTCGTGGGCGGCGAGGAGACCCAGCCGTTCACGGTGACCACCCAACCACTCCCGCCGGCCATTCCCGGCCGCTCCAAGGTCGTCCGCAAAGCCGCCGCGGCCCACACCCGCCCATTGGAGTCACGAGCCGAGGACACCGGCGACCAGCCAGGAACCACCGGCACAGACCCGCGCCGCGCACGCCGCACGGCCTGACCTCTCAAGTCAAGTCCCAGGGCGGTCCTCCTCAACGTGGAGGACCGCCCTTCCTTGTGCCCCGGTCACGCCCTAGGAGGAACGATCGTGTTCACACATCACCAGCAACGCGACCTGCGCGCCCCGATGCCACAACGGCCGAGCCTGCGCTACGCAGCCTCCGCTGAGCATCAAGCCCAAGTCGCAGCCCATCTCACCGCCCGCGACCGCTGGCTGGCCCGGGTCCTGGCCGAGCACCGGGTGCTGACCTCCCCACAGATCGCGGCAATCGCGTTCGGTAAATCTCGCCGTGCGGCCAACCACCGCTTGCACAAGCTCTACACCTGGCGGGTTCTGGACCGCTTCCAGCCCTACATCGGCCGCGGCCGAGCCCCCATGTACTACGTCCTCGACACCACGGGTGCCCACCTACTGGCCCATGAAGACGGCATCGACCCCAAGGACCTGAAGTTCCGCCCCGAACGCTCAGTTGGCATCGCCTACAGCTTGCGGCTGGCCCACCTCATGGGCGTCAACAGCTTCTTCACAGCTTTGCTGTCCGAAGCGCTCGCTGACACGACCCAGTACCAGGCCGTGACCGAGTGGTGGTCTGAAGCTCGCTGTAGTCGGCACTTCGGAGATCACGTACGTCCCGATGGCTACGGCAGCTGGCACGAGGGCGGCCGGGAGATCGAATGGTTCCTCGAATGGGACACGGGTAGCTACCAACTCAGCCGGTTCGTGGCAAAACTGCCCGGCTACACCAGCCTCGCCACCACGACCCACATCGTCACCCCATTGCTCGCGGTCTTCGCCACCACAGCCCGAGAGGCGCATGCGCGACGACACCTCGCCGAACACCTGCGCACTCATCTGCGACGGGAAAAGCTGCCGATCGCGACCACCTCCGTCGAACACCTCCGCACAGCCGGCAGCCCCGCCCACCAAGTATGGCTTCCCCTGAACCACAACGACGCTGGCCGCTATCGGCTGATCAGCCTTCTCTCGGCCTGGCCCTATCTGGACACACCGACCAGCCCCATGGATAGCAGCGGCACCGATCTCGGCCCTGTTACGCGCTTGAGTGCACCGGCGCCGATGCCGCCCTGGCACCACAACGAGCTGACCTGGAACCCGAAGAGGTGATCCGTTCATCATGCTCGCCAAAATGGGCATCGCCGCAGGAATTTGTGCGTCCCTCTTCGTGGTTGTGATCGCCGCTGCGGCCGGCTCCATCGCCTCGCTGTTCGCTGGCGGAAGCGGCGGCTCGCTGACGTGCACTCCGGTCGGCTCTGGGCCTGATGGTGCGAATGGCTACGGGCGTGAGCAGATCGGCAACGCCGCCACGATAGTCGCCGTCGGCAGGCAGATGGGCGTCCCCGAGGAAGGCTGGGTTGTTGCTCTAGCCACCGCGATCCAGGAATCCGGGCTGCGCAACCTCGACTACGGCGACCGTGACAGTCTCGGACTGTTTCAACAACGCCCATCACAAGGCTGGGGCAGCCCGGAACAGATCAGGAACCCGACCTACAGCACGACACAGTTCTACCGGCACCTGTTGGCAGTGCCCGGCTGGGAACAGATGAGCGTCAACGACGCTGCACAATTGGTCCAACGATCCGGATTCCCCAATGCCTACGGACGTCACGAGCTCGCGGCACGCCAGCTCGCCGGGGCTGTCCATGGCGCCGCCTGCACGGGCTCACCGACCGGGGGTTGGGCTGTTCCTGCTCAAGGCGCCTGCACCTCGGGCTTTGGCCCTCGCGGCGGCCAGTACCACCGCGGGCAGGACATTGCCGCACCCATCGGGACAGCGATCGTCGCCGCCGTAGGCGGCACCGTCATCGATTCCGGACCAGCCACCGGCTATGGGCTCTGGATCCGCATCCAGCACGCGAACGGCGTGATCACTACCTATGGGCACAACAGCCGAAACCTCGTCCAATCAGGCCAGCAGGTTCATACGGGTCAGCAGATCGCTGAGGTCGGCAACCGGGGTGAATCCACCGGGCCACACCTGCACTTCCAGATCGACATCAATGGCCGGCCAACCGACCCGGTAGCGTTCTACCGCAAGCACTCAGGGGCGGGGCTGTGCGGCTGACTGCTGCCGAAAGACTCACGGGAGAAAGAAGAATTCTTGCTCGAAGGGTATTCCTTGGCCGGTTTTCGCGGTAACAGTGATTCGCGGCCCATCATGTGCTGGACCCCACCGGTCGGTTTCCCTGTAGCCGATGTCGACGGACTCGAAGCCGTCAATATTCTCGATCGGCTCGCTCGTCAGGACGGCGTGGGATCTTGGCTTGGAGTGGTCCCGCTCAGGATCTTCGTCTTCCGAAACGCGAACATCATAGATTCCATAGAAGTCGCCTGCTTCGGTGAGGGTTAAAAGAAATCGGTCGCCGTGTTCAACAACTCGGACTAGGTCGAGATGGGTCGCCGGGATCTGATGGCGAACGCGCAGGTCTGCCTCGACGTCACCAGTATTGGCGTCTGAGATCCGGTGGAATTTCTCGTTGAGTTCCGTTCTGATTGCCTTGTCATCGAGCTCTGCGCGGTAGTGCAGGTCTCTGATCAGCCATCCGCCATCTTCTGACAACAGAGTTGTGAATTCAGCGATGTCGAGTGGCCTAAGAGCAAGGAAGGTCCGGCCAGCTTCCCAGGAATGTCGTGTCGCAGTAAACAGGGGCTCTTCGTTCTCGGTGGCGAGAAAGTCTACGTCTCGGCGCGAGATCACCTTGTCGCGGTCGTCTCGACCGAAGGCGCACACCAGAGTGGTCGACGTGCCATCGTGGTGAAGTTCTGCTCGGGTTAGATCGTGCTTGAGGAGTGAGCCGTACTGCTTGGTGACGGCGGCGGTCAGATCGAAAATCTCCGGGGTTCGTTCGGGTTCAACCGGAACGATGCCGGATTCCTCCAGTAAGGCTTGGATGGCATGCTTGGGTGATACGCGAAAGAATTCTTTTCTGCCGATTCGGTACTCGGCGAACCTGGCGTGCAGGCGGCGCTCGACGCGGCGAGCATCCGGTACGCGCGTGGAGTACAAGACTACGAAGGGTTCGGTGACACTGGTGCCGCTGAGTTTTGCTGCGCGGTCCTCGGCGCGCCCACTGGTCCATCCGATCTTGACTGGCGAACCTTTCTTCTCGCAGTTGTGAAGGATATACACTTCGCCGGGAGTGGCCACAGGGTGATCTCTCGCTTCATGCGGGGTATGAATCGCACACGCTGACAACGGTGTTGATAGTTGCGTCTCGAATCGAGCACGCTTCTGCAGTGATGTCTCGGCGCCTACGGATCAGAGGGCGCTTGTGAAAGGCGATCGCGTAGGTCGTTGATATCAGATGTCAAGAAACCGTTCCACGCGTCGGGTTGATCTTTAAATGTCATCGATTTGATCAAGAAGGCTATATAGTAGAGCAAATTAAGTGGGATCATTGTCGAGTTTGGCACTGGACTGCAATGAAGGATTGCTGTCATGATCCCAGTGTCCAGTGCTACGCTAGGCGTAATATTCGATTCTTGGCTAATGTTTCGAGTCATGCAGTGCTGTAGTTTTTTGCGAAATTCGTTATCGAAATGGGCGACGCCTGCGTCGTCGACGTCCACGAATCCCAGGTCATGCATGATATCGAAAATCTGCAAGACAAGTTCATCTTGCAGTTGCTTCTCCGGTTTTATGGATGCTTCATCCGGTGAGAGTTCGTTTCTCCGTGAGTCGAGCAACTTTCCAGCGGCATGAAGTCTTGCCGTCCAAGCAAGCTCATCTGCCGTCTCGGCATTGAACTGGTGGTCTCGCGAGAAGTCGAGGTAAATGTTCTTCTTGCCATCTTGTTGTAGTTCGGTTGGGTTGAGGTCCATATCGCCTGGAATAGCGTACCAGCCAGTCTTGTTTGCGACGTCCCAGAGTACAACGATGACCATGTCGTCAAAGCGAGACCATCGAATCAGCTGGCGCAGTGTGATCTTTACGCTAGGGAGCTTCTGGCTCTCGTTTATGCAGTTCCGTTTTGTGCCCTTAACTTGAACCCAGATCGGCCGGGGGTCCACGCGTCCGCGGATGCAGGTCTTGACGAGAAGGTCCTCGCCATAATCCTTACAAATCTCGTCGACAGAGGCACCCTGTTCGTTCCAAATTAGTCGCACTGCGGCTGCGGCTTGCTCGCCAATTACATGTTGGTCCGGTCTCCTGGTCATATATCGACCTCGCTCCTCGCTGGATTATTTGGGATTCCTCCGTGGCGAGTAGGGTAGCGAACGACCCTGACAAGGATGGCTTCGTAGATCGCCCCAGCGTGGAGTTTTGGATCTCTCATCGTTGTACCGAGCACCTAATACTGCAACGGCACTCGCCTGAGCCGTAGTGGATCATGGTGGGCGTGGTTGTGGAGCTGGTGGCGGCGGAGCTGGAGCGGGTGCACGAGCGAATCGCTGGGCGGTTCGTGCGTTCAGAGCCACGTGCGCGGGTGCGTGAATACGTGTCGGGCCTGGTCGCGGGCTTGGAACGCAAGAACGGGTGGACGATCGCTGAGCAGGCCGGTGAGGTCAGTCCGGATGGGATGCAGCGGCTGCTGCGGCGGGCGGACTGGGACATCGCCGGGGTCCGCGACGACGTGCGTGACTACGTCATCGAGCACCTCGGTGACCGCGAGGGTGTGTTGATCGTCGATGAGACCGGGTTTTTGAAGAAGGGGACTCGCTCGGCCGGGGTGCAGCGCCAGTACTCCGGCACGGCCGGTCGCACGGAAAACTGCCAGATCGGGACCTTCCTGGCGTATGCGTCCTCGGCTGGGCACGCGCTGATCGACCGGGAGCTGTATTTACCGACCAGCTGGACCGATGATCGGGACCGCTGCCGAGCGGCCGGGGTGCCCGACGAGGTCGACTTTGCCACCAAACCTGCGCAGGCCCAAGCGATGCTGGCTCGGGCGTTCGAAGCCGGGGTGCCGTTCTCGTGGGTCACCGCCGATGAGGCCTACGGGCAGGCCCACTACCTGCGGGACTGGCTCGAAGCCCAGGACGCGGCCTACGTGCTGGCCACCAAACGCAACGACACCCTGACCACCCTCTCCAGTGACACGAGCCGGGCCGACGAGCTCATCGCCGGGCTGTCCGAGCAATCGTGGCGACGACTGTCGGTCGGCGCCGGTGCCCACGGCCCGCGCATCTATGACTGGGCCCGCATCCCGCTCGGCGCCGATTGGCCGCCCGGGCGGGGACGCTGGCTGCTGGCGCGGCGCTCGACGAGCAATCCCAGCGAGATCGCCTACTACGTCGCCTACGGACCCCGCCGATCCCGACTGCTCGATCTCGCCTGGACCGCCGGATCTCGCTGGCATGTCGAGGAGTGCTTCCAACAGGCCAAGAACGAGGCCGGGCTCGACCACTACCAAGCACGCTCCTGGCGAGCCTGGTACGCCCACACCACCCTGTCGCTGCTCGCCCTCGCGTGGCTAGCCGTGGCGAAAACCCAGGCCACACAAGCAAATTCAACGCCCGAGAACCGGGTATGATCGACTACACCTTAGCAGAGCTCCGCCGACTGTTGATCAACCTCATCACCCGGACACCACACCCCGCCAAGCACGTCTGGTCCTGGTCACGCTGGCGCCGACGACGCCAACACCAAGCCCGCCACTGCCACTACCGACAACGCGGACACCCACTCTGAGTGCCGTTGCAGTACTAGGGGAACTATGCGCACGATCATGGTCTGCGGGTGCGGGGGCAGCGGGAAATCCGAGGTGGCCAGCCAGCTCGGGCAACGGCTTGGCCTGCCCGTCGTCCTCCTGGACATGGAGTACTGGGATGAGCACTGGAATGCTCTCGACCCTGAGTCGTTCGCCCAGCGGCGGCGCGAGCTCGTCGCCGAGGACGAGTGGATCATCGATGGCAACTACGCTTCGACGATGCAGATCCGGCTCGGCAAAGCTGAGGCAGTGATCTTCCTCGATATTCACCCACTGGTCTGCCTGTGGGGGATCATGCAACGCCGGTACCAGCACCGCGGTGACGACGTGCATTCCCGTCACCGGCGCGGCCGCATCACCTTGGGTTTCGTCAGGTACATCCTTCGCTACCGGCACACGATGCGCCCCCGGGTCGAGCGCTTGATCGCCGAACACGCCGTGGGCGATCTGATCCGGTTGCGCACCCGCCGTGAAGTCCGCCGCTTCCTCGCGGCGATACCCAGCGGTCCGGAATCGTCCTGACCAGGGCATCTGCCGACAGCTCGCTGCCGCACCGCTAGACGCGGAAGCGCCCTGGTCATTGTCGGCTTGGCGCGGTGCGGCATGTGCGGCAACCGGGTTCGGTTGCGTAGGCGCGGGCCTGGATGGTGAATAGTTCTCGGTACAGGCCGTTGGCTTCCATCAGTTCTTCGTGGGTGCCGGACTCGGCGACGCGGCCTGCATCCATGACGACGATGCGGTGGGCGTGGCGGATGTTGGCCAGTCTGTGCGTTACGAGGACCGTGGTGCGATGGGCATCGTCACGGGATCCCTGGGTCGCGCGTTGCAGGCCGGCGAACACGCGGGCTTCGGCTTTCGCGTCGAGCGCGGCTGTGGGTTCGTCGGCGATCAGCACCGCGGCGTGATCGCGGAAGATACCGCGGCCCACGCTGAGCCGTTGCCACGAGCCGCCGGAGAGCTCATGGCCTCCCCGGAACTGCCGTGACAGGACCGTGCCCGGCCCTTTCGGGAGCTTGGCCAGGACTTCATCGGCACCCGACTCGCGCAACGCGGTCTCCCAGGTGCCGCCGTAGGGCTGCGGGGCCTCGAGGTTTCCGATGCGGATGTTGGTGTCGGCGGTCATGGGCCACCGCGCGGGATCCTGGTCGATCAGAGCGACCTGCTCGTACACGCCGTGGAGATCCGCGGCGGCCAGGTCCACCTCGTCCCACAGCACTCGACCCTCAGTCGGTGGATACAACCCGGTGATGAGTTTTCCCAGCGTAGTCTTGCCGGATCCGTTCTCCCCGACCAGCGCCACGACCTCGCCGCGATGGAAGGTCAGGTCGATTTCAACCAGCGCCGGCTCGTCGGCGTCGGGATAGGTAAATGACACGTTCTCCAACCGAATGGTCTCCGGGTTGCAAGGAGCAGCCACACCACTCGCAGGCCTGCGGCGTCGCCGCGACTCGGCGAGCAGCTGGGTGTAGAACCGCAGGTAGAACGAGTGCTCGTAGAGGCGATTGACCGACACCATCGTGGTCGACAGCGAACTCGCCGCAGCCCGCATCGCGATGACCGCGGCGCCGGCGATGGCCAGCGGCATCGCACCGGTGAAGAGAAGGACGCCGAGCACGCCGTAGGCCAGACCGGTGCCTGTGCCGGCCAGAGTGCGTCCGATCAACCGCGTCCAGGTCTGCCGGTGTTCGGCGCGGATCGCCTCCTCAGTGACCTGATCAGCGATACGGCGGTGCTCGGTCAGCAGCGGTTCCTGCAGGTTCAACGCGGTGCGTTCGGTGCCCACATCGCGCGCGACGAGCAGGTTCTCAACGACGTGCAGCCGCAACCGGCGGGTCACCAGGCTCAGGAAGTTCACATATCCCTGCTTTGCCGCGCGCATCGACGCCCACGCCTCGGCTGCCGTGGGGACCAGAAGCGCCGGTAGCAACCAGGGATTGAGCAGTGCGGCCGTGATCATCGCCGCAGCCAGCGACACCAGTGCCGAGGAGATCGAGGCGATGCTGCGCACGCTCGACTCCACGGCCTGAACACCTTGATAGCCGCCTTGCCGGGCCAGTTCCTGGAAGTCGGAATCCTCCCACGCCAACAACTCCACCTCAGCGACCGCCGAGTTGAGCCGATCCTGGGCCGCGCGGCGCACCAACGGCATCAACACCCCTTGCACCGCCGACACCGCGCTGTCCAGCAAACCGCGCAAGGCGAAAGCGCCCACGACAGCGGCGATCGCGGGCAGCGACGCCACCACCCGCTCCGGCGTAGGCCCCGCAGTCAACAGCTGCGTCAATACCCCGGCCGTGGCGAACAGACCGAGCGCCGATGCACAGCCCGAAGCCAACTGGACCACACCCGCCAGCACGGTCCTGCCGGGCGACGCCCGAAACGACAGCCCCACCACCAGTCTCGTCGCCATCGGCAGCTCGCGGACCGTCTCCCACAAACCCGCGCCCGCGACCTTCTGATCCACATCCGCCCACCGAGGCGGTTCCAAGTCCTCAACGCCGATCAGCGCGCCCTCCGGCGACCCAGATGTGCGTCGATGTCCGTTCCTGCTCCCCAGCATGTAACCCCTTCTCCGGACAGTTCTCGGCAACGGAACTCGAAGGAATGTCACTCAGGCACGGCCGATCGCCCCAACAACCCGCATCGCTCCACCTCCAAGCGGCCAAACGTCCCCCACGGCTGTCTTGACGGAAGCGCGGCGATCAACGCGCGATTTCTCGTGCACCCGCGCGTCGTGATCGACGCCTGCGTTCAACAGTGCCGGACGACACCGACAATCGACGTGCTGTCGCATACCGAACAACCGAGTCTGAGACATCACTACGTGAGCACCGTCCGCAAATGCTCCTCCGCACGATGGACCGCGGCGGTCAAGTCGTGGGCTTGATCTCCAGTCAGGGCTCGTCGGCCGAGCCCTGAGCTGGCGAGCACGGCGGTGAGTTCGTGTTCCTGGTCTGTGGTGAGGTGGGCGCACAGTGCCTGGTTCCGTAGCGCATCACGTGCGGCGTAGGCGTCGTTGGGCGCAGCGGCGATGACCGCCCGTCGCAACTGCGTGATGGTGGTGGTGGAGCGGTCACCGGCCAGGCCCAGCGCGGTCAGACCCAGGCGGACTCGGAACGCTGCGGTGCTGGGCTCTGTGTCGTTCATCAGTGCAAGTGTCGTGTCCACTGCGGATTCGATTTCGTCGTGAGGGACTGATGGCCTGGCCTGTGTGCAGGACAGTCGCAGGAGGTTTCCGACGGCTGTTTCCCAGGTTTCGGTGGGCACGGTGGAGTCGATCAGGGCTCTCGCCTGCAGGTGGAGGTCTTGTTCCAGCAGCGACATGATCTGGATTTGGCGGCCGTCGAGTAGCCGGGTTCCGATGCCACGATGGGCGGCGATCGTCTCGGCAGCGCGAGTCCAGCAGCCGGCGCGCGCCAGGGCGCGGGCGCCATCGATC from Saccharopolyspora sp. SCSIO 74807 encodes:
- a CDS encoding replication-relaxation family protein; its protein translation is MFTHHQQRDLRAPMPQRPSLRYAASAEHQAQVAAHLTARDRWLARVLAEHRVLTSPQIAAIAFGKSRRAANHRLHKLYTWRVLDRFQPYIGRGRAPMYYVLDTTGAHLLAHEDGIDPKDLKFRPERSVGIAYSLRLAHLMGVNSFFTALLSEALADTTQYQAVTEWWSEARCSRHFGDHVRPDGYGSWHEGGREIEWFLEWDTGSYQLSRFVAKLPGYTSLATTTHIVTPLLAVFATTAREAHARRHLAEHLRTHLRREKLPIATTSVEHLRTAGSPAHQVWLPLNHNDAGRYRLISLLSAWPYLDTPTSPMDSSGTDLGPVTRLSAPAPMPPWHHNELTWNPKR
- a CDS encoding M23 family metallopeptidase; this encodes MLAKMGIAAGICASLFVVVIAAAAGSIASLFAGGSGGSLTCTPVGSGPDGANGYGREQIGNAATIVAVGRQMGVPEEGWVVALATAIQESGLRNLDYGDRDSLGLFQQRPSQGWGSPEQIRNPTYSTTQFYRHLLAVPGWEQMSVNDAAQLVQRSGFPNAYGRHELAARQLAGAVHGAACTGSPTGGWAVPAQGACTSGFGPRGGQYHRGQDIAAPIGTAIVAAVGGTVIDSGPATGYGLWIRIQHANGVITTYGHNSRNLVQSGQQVHTGQQIAEVGNRGESTGPHLHFQIDINGRPTDPVAFYRKHSGAGLCG
- a CDS encoding GIY-YIG nuclease family protein, whose protein sequence is MATPGEVYILHNCEKKGSPVKIGWTSGRAEDRAAKLSGTSVTEPFVVLYSTRVPDARRVERRLHARFAEYRIGRKEFFRVSPKHAIQALLEESGIVPVEPERTPEIFDLTAAVTKQYGSLLKHDLTRAELHHDGTSTTLVCAFGRDDRDKVISRRDVDFLATENEEPLFTATRHSWEAGRTFLALRPLDIAEFTTLLSEDGGWLIRDLHYRAELDDKAIRTELNEKFHRISDANTGDVEADLRVRHQIPATHLDLVRVVEHGDRFLLTLTEAGDFYGIYDVRVSEDEDPERDHSKPRSHAVLTSEPIENIDGFESVDIGYRETDRWGPAHDGPRITVTAKTGQGIPFEQEFFFLP
- a CDS encoding DUF4365 domain-containing protein, which encodes MTRRPDQHVIGEQAAAAVRLIWNEQGASVDEICKDYGEDLLVKTCIRGRVDPRPIWVQVKGTKRNCINESQKLPSVKITLRQLIRWSRFDDMVIVVLWDVANKTGWYAIPGDMDLNPTELQQDGKKNIYLDFSRDHQFNAETADELAWTARLHAAGKLLDSRRNELSPDEASIKPEKQLQDELVLQIFDIMHDLGFVDVDDAGVAHFDNEFRKKLQHCMTRNISQESNITPSVALDTGIMTAILHCSPVPNSTMIPLNLLYYIAFLIKSMTFKDQPDAWNGFLTSDINDLRDRLSQAPSDP
- a CDS encoding DNA topology modulation protein FlaR; protein product: MRTIMVCGCGGSGKSEVASQLGQRLGLPVVLLDMEYWDEHWNALDPESFAQRRRELVAEDEWIIDGNYASTMQIRLGKAEAVIFLDIHPLVCLWGIMQRRYQHRGDDVHSRHRRGRITLGFVRYILRYRHTMRPRVERLIAEHAVGDLIRLRTRREVRRFLAAIPSGPESS
- a CDS encoding ABC transporter ATP-binding protein, whose amino-acid sequence is MDQKVAGAGLWETVRELPMATRLVVGLSFRASPGRTVLAGVVQLASGCASALGLFATAGVLTQLLTAGPTPERVVASLPAIAAVVGAFALRGLLDSAVSAVQGVLMPLVRRAAQDRLNSAVAEVELLAWEDSDFQELARQGGYQGVQAVESSVRSIASISSALVSLAAAMITAALLNPWLLPALLVPTAAEAWASMRAAKQGYVNFLSLVTRRLRLHVVENLLVARDVGTERTALNLQEPLLTEHRRIADQVTEEAIRAEHRQTWTRLIGRTLAGTGTGLAYGVLGVLLFTGAMPLAIAGAAVIAMRAAASSLSTTMVSVNRLYEHSFYLRFYTQLLAESRRRRRPASGVAAPCNPETIRLENVSFTYPDADEPALVEIDLTFHRGEVVALVGENGSGKTTLGKLITGLYPPTEGRVLWDEVDLAAADLHGVYEQVALIDQDPARWPMTADTNIRIGNLEAPQPYGGTWETALRESGADEVLAKLPKGPGTVLSRQFRGGHELSGGSWQRLSVGRGIFRDHAAVLIADEPTAALDAKAEARVFAGLQRATQGSRDDAHRTTVLVTHRLANIRHAHRIVVMDAGRVAESGTHEELMEANGLYRELFTIQARAYATEPGCRTCRTAPSRQ